The following coding sequences lie in one Eubacterium ventriosum genomic window:
- a CDS encoding JAB domain-containing protein has product MKINDDFKLNVVSVRLVKEAPILSDIKISNPEAAVQVLGKYLCEMDREVLCVVNLKSDNTPINCTMASMGSLNQSIVSPREIFKASILSNAAHMLLIHNHPSGSLKPSKEDIEITDRLIKLTDLMEIPLLDHIIVGGDEAQYFSMREKGIMLHRRTVFEQDYNNLKFNDSAMVAEKEKSR; this is encoded by the coding sequence ATGAAGATAAACGATGATTTTAAATTAAACGTGGTGTCTGTAAGGCTTGTAAAAGAAGCTCCAATTCTATCTGACATAAAGATTTCAAATCCGGAAGCAGCAGTTCAGGTGCTTGGAAAATATCTGTGTGAAATGGACAGGGAAGTTTTGTGTGTAGTTAACTTAAAAAGTGATAATACACCCATTAACTGTACTATGGCAAGTATGGGTTCCCTTAATCAGTCTATTGTAAGTCCAAGAGAAATATTTAAAGCCAGCATTCTTTCAAATGCAGCGCATATGTTATTGATTCATAATCATCCTTCAGGATCGTTAAAACCGTCCAAGGAAGATATTGAAATTACGGACAGACTTATAAAACTTACTGATTTAATGGAGATACCATTACTTGATCACATAATTGTTGGTGGTGATGAAGCACAATATTTCAGCATGAGAGAAAAGGGGATTATGTTGCATAGAAGAACAGTCTTTGAGCAGGATTACAATAATCTTAAATTTAATGACAGTGCAATGGTAGCTGAAAAAGAAAAGAGCAGGTGA
- a CDS encoding DUF5688 family protein, producing MMNYEIFKEVFKEKLLDYMPDEFKEHRVVEHKVFKVNCEKDAINLLPGDGKSKYKGSPTIYVGEFYEMYKHRDNLDYVMNCAAELMLDGYKNLPEAIKNKDIAVETFKDRVVVTLVNTAQNEEYLKNIPHRDYLDLSIIYKAVISNDKSGMSSVVITNDVASQMGMNEEQLYEVAMKNTPELLPVSIQDMQDVISEMLFEEIAGDEYEEERKEIDDTISEVVEDNSQTKMYVMTNRRKINGAAEILFPENLDKLASILHSDIYIIPSSTHEVIAISSNGHSADELQEMVIDINMNQVDLEDRLSNEVYHYDRNKRELTIATNAPNKRLDGKSVAESISYDIQDKSL from the coding sequence ATGATGAATTACGAAATTTTTAAAGAAGTATTTAAAGAGAAACTTTTAGATTATATGCCGGATGAATTTAAAGAGCATAGAGTCGTGGAACACAAGGTATTTAAAGTTAATTGCGAGAAGGATGCAATTAATTTATTACCAGGGGATGGCAAGAGTAAGTATAAAGGTTCACCAACTATTTATGTAGGTGAATTTTATGAGATGTACAAGCATAGAGATAACTTGGATTATGTAATGAATTGTGCTGCAGAACTTATGTTAGATGGTTATAAGAATCTTCCGGAGGCTATTAAAAACAAAGATATTGCTGTTGAAACATTTAAAGATCGCGTTGTTGTAACTTTGGTTAATACAGCTCAGAATGAGGAATATCTTAAGAACATTCCGCACAGAGATTACTTAGATTTGTCAATTATTTATAAAGCAGTTATAAGCAATGATAAAAGTGGCATGAGTTCAGTGGTAATAACAAATGATGTAGCCAGTCAGATGGGAATGAATGAAGAACAACTATATGAAGTGGCAATGAAGAATACTCCTGAACTTCTACCGGTAAGCATCCAGGATATGCAGGATGTAATAAGTGAGATGCTGTTTGAAGAAATTGCAGGGGATGAATATGAAGAGGAAAGAAAAGAAATTGACGACACAATTAGTGAAGTTGTTGAGGATAACAGTCAAACGAAAATGTATGTTATGACAAACAGGAGAAAAATTAATGGAGCAGCAGAAATTCTCTTTCCGGAAAATCTTGATAAATTAGCATCCATTTTACATTCAGATATTTATATCATCCCTTCATCAACTCATGAAGTAATTGCAATATCATCAAACGGACATAGTGCCGATGAATTACAGGAGATGGTAATTGACATCAATATGAATCAGGTGGATTTGGAAGACAGATTATCCAATGAAGTATATCACTATGACAGAAATAAAAGAGAGCTTACCATTGCAACAAACGCACCAAATAAGAGATTAGACGGAAAATCAGTAGCTGAATCAATTAGCTATGATATTCAGGATAAATCATTGTAG
- a CDS encoding DUF6273 domain-containing protein, whose translation MKKHFKKLTSVMLALSLAVTMLPIYGISSTVSAATHTLQNPSKNSNGDTVWDCVWFGSYPQAEVIPSGKYTALDSNLLQDGDTIISDSLYNQLESAAGWSANGDITISGNKYRRIQMSDATCTYRLSRFYNWSDSTTYHYFKYEPIKWRVLSVNGNDAFLLADKGLDDQRYNTSYTSVTWETATIRSWLNGYSASSNDCGTDYTGKNFLDTAFGSSEQRAIKTTAVINDDSIKYGTNGGNNTNDKIFLLSESEVYTDSATSYGFDSDYRESDKARRSKSSTYCKAMGTDSSKSLDYRGNCGWWLRSPGHDANNVASVDCDGYVYGYGYVVGYGNNYAVRPALHLNLSSSNLYSYAGTVCSDGTVSELNKPVKKYEILSKYSNSSVVTYTALAKLGYSTVDSYIGKTVKEFVENEKHNEIKSTTEVNKSWKDLIWSNENVTYTKFYADVIGNYTIVNSMNHNNSTGFYGMCLKNPDGNYIISYRGSEGLHTDIIENYIRSKLKGTAISNKSDDWTTTDFEFALFDSLSEQFDDALNFYKQIKKIADEEGADVTITGHSLGGALAAYVSIETGAKAYCIDGAVGHIVDIAFTDRANVSAGSFAGTDTFNFVNYTDEEGMSSSSFIFDFLVQYAKEGESKKFEKAFSGLVSKIQRTGTSTFVADWIQASNKGYYPMVQYKTSNIFCTTEQNDMFLALAGSHHAMSFITYDKDTDTFKLNDIVEKTSTTSKWSKDVSAIESVSGITSIFKTSRVLLGTTGLDVLKAPSNWLLDRNVSNYIYGGDGTDSLYGYMGDDRLFDNDTGSVMEGGSGNDIYTISLTKKTSSNPIFINDPSGSDELIISNYGVSNNPESELSVIDGNQYIQVAIKTTGKNIYINKNRSKKSTFDIYVSDNGKIKKYTSITGLGTNISAYSRIVANKLSMSKSEDDSIKVIEVKGKAEAVFYDSDGDVIWKPDLTDKISENSEYGYIYKQEERNNLLLYVFDNVASVKILGDDTVSVAVYNFSDDESTIEDCVYKEDFDLSSKSVEFTLRGSDVGMYVVDESTNEKQIIDDAKMIVYAYDIELSENNIIMKEGEQKSIQANITTEGSSDRTVSWNSSDSSVVSVDSEGNLVACSAGTAIITATADYASALCYVTVDTIEETTTALVDATTTLNEILTDKTTEKVTKPRGASTDIAKGSTTKAVNKKKTSIKKVVSKKKSLKIMWKKVSGVNGYQIQYSTSSKFKKAKKITIKKAKITSKTIKKLKAKKKYYVRIRTYITVNGKRKYSIWSKKKSKKTK comes from the coding sequence ATGAAGAAACATTTTAAGAAACTAACATCAGTGATGCTTGCACTGTCACTGGCAGTAACCATGCTGCCGATCTATGGTATAAGCAGTACCGTATCGGCAGCCACCCACACATTACAGAACCCATCAAAGAATAGCAATGGCGATACCGTATGGGACTGCGTGTGGTTTGGTAGTTATCCACAGGCTGAGGTGATACCATCGGGAAAATACACGGCGCTGGATAGTAACCTGTTGCAGGATGGTGATACCATCATATCCGACAGTCTGTACAATCAGTTAGAAAGCGCAGCAGGATGGAGTGCCAATGGAGATATCACCATCAGCGGCAACAAATACCGCAGGATTCAGATGTCCGATGCGACATGCACATATAGATTAAGCAGATTTTATAACTGGTCGGATTCCACCACATACCATTACTTCAAATATGAGCCAATCAAGTGGCGTGTACTGAGTGTTAATGGAAATGACGCCTTTTTGCTGGCAGATAAAGGACTGGATGACCAGAGGTATAATACATCCTATACAAGTGTAACGTGGGAGACCGCTACCATCCGAAGCTGGCTCAACGGTTATAGTGCATCTTCCAATGACTGTGGAACAGATTACACCGGTAAAAATTTTCTTGACACAGCATTTGGTTCTTCGGAGCAGAGGGCAATCAAAACAACCGCCGTCATCAATGATGATAGTATTAAATATGGAACAAATGGTGGAAACAACACCAATGATAAGATTTTCCTGCTGTCAGAATCAGAAGTATATACAGACAGTGCCACATCTTATGGATTTGATTCCGATTACAGGGAGAGTGATAAAGCAAGAAGAAGCAAAAGCAGTACCTATTGCAAGGCGATGGGAACAGACTCAAGTAAATCATTAGACTATCGGGGCAACTGCGGTTGGTGGCTGCGGTCGCCGGGCCATGATGCGAATAATGTAGCTAGTGTCGATTGCGACGGTTATGTCTATGGGTATGGTTATGTTGTAGGTTACGGCAATAATTATGCCGTTCGTCCCGCTTTGCATTTGAATCTTTCATCTTCTAATCTCTATTCCTATGCAGGGACGGTATGTAGCGATGGTACAGTAAGTGAACTTAATAAACCTGTTAAAAAGTATGAAATCTTATCAAAATATTCAAATTCATCAGTAGTAACATACACAGCTTTAGCAAAATTAGGATATAGTACTGTCGATTCATACATAGGTAAAACAGTAAAAGAATTTGTTGAAAATGAAAAGCATAATGAAATTAAAAGTACTACTGAAGTAAATAAGTCATGGAAGGATTTAATATGGAGTAATGAGAATGTTACTTATACGAAATTCTATGCGGATGTCATTGGAAACTATACAATAGTAAATTCCATGAATCATAATAACAGTACAGGATTTTATGGTATGTGCTTAAAAAATCCTGATGGAAATTATATTATTTCATATAGAGGAAGTGAAGGGCTACATACAGACATAATAGAAAATTATATTAGGTCTAAATTAAAAGGAACAGCAATTAGCAATAAATCTGATGATTGGACAACAACAGATTTTGAATTTGCACTGTTTGATTCATTATCCGAACAGTTTGATGATGCATTAAATTTTTATAAGCAAATAAAGAAGATTGCAGATGAAGAAGGAGCAGATGTTACTATTACAGGGCATTCATTAGGTGGAGCACTTGCTGCATACGTATCAATTGAGACAGGTGCAAAAGCATATTGTATAGATGGTGCAGTAGGACATATCGTTGACATAGCTTTTACGGATAGGGCAAATGTTTCAGCAGGAAGCTTTGCAGGAACAGACACGTTCAATTTTGTCAATTATACGGATGAAGAAGGAATGAGCAGTTCGTCATTTATATTTGACTTTTTAGTTCAATATGCGAAAGAAGGTGAAAGTAAAAAATTTGAAAAGGCATTTTCCGGGTTAGTTAGTAAAATTCAAAGGACAGGGACATCGACATTTGTTGCAGATTGGATTCAGGCAAGCAATAAAGGATATTATCCAATGGTTCAATATAAAACATCAAATATATTCTGCACAACAGAACAGAATGATATGTTTCTTGCTCTGGCAGGTTCACACCATGCAATGTCATTTATAACATATGACAAAGATACAGACACTTTTAAATTAAATGATATTGTTGAAAAGACATCAACTACGTCAAAGTGGAGTAAAGATGTATCAGCAATAGAAAGTGTATCTGGGATTACAAGTATATTTAAAACAAGCAGGGTCCTTCTTGGAACGACTGGCTTGGATGTATTAAAAGCACCATCAAATTGGCTGCTTGACCGAAATGTGTCCAATTATATTTATGGAGGAGATGGAACAGATAGCCTGTATGGATATATGGGAGATGATAGACTGTTTGACAATGATACAGGAAGTGTTATGGAAGGTGGAAGTGGAAATGATATATATACCATTTCATTAACAAAGAAAACATCTTCTAATCCAATATTTATTAATGATCCATCAGGTAGTGACGAATTGATAATAAGTAATTATGGAGTATCGAACAATCCTGAATCTGAACTGTCTGTCATTGATGGAAATCAATATATACAGGTAGCAATAAAAACAACGGGAAAGAATATTTACATAAACAAGAATCGAAGTAAAAAGTCAACATTTGATATTTATGTTAGTGATAACGGAAAAATTAAAAAATATACGAGTATTACCGGTTTAGGAACAAACATATCAGCATATTCTAGAATTGTGGCAAATAAATTGTCAATGAGTAAATCAGAAGATGATAGTATAAAAGTCATAGAAGTAAAGGGAAAAGCCGAAGCAGTATTCTATGATTCGGATGGAGATGTGATTTGGAAACCAGATTTAACTGACAAAATCTCTGAAAATAGTGAGTATGGGTATATATATAAACAAGAGGAAAGGAATAATCTGCTTCTATATGTATTTGATAATGTTGCATCTGTAAAGATTTTAGGCGATGATACAGTTTCAGTTGCTGTATACAATTTTTCTGACGATGAATCAACAATAGAAGACTGTGTTTATAAAGAAGATTTTGACTTGAGCAGTAAATCTGTTGAATTTACACTGAGAGGCTCAGATGTAGGAATGTATGTGGTAGATGAAAGCACTAATGAAAAACAAATAATTGATGATGCCAAAATGATTGTTTATGCATACGATATTGAGTTGTCAGAAAATAACATAATAATGAAAGAAGGAGAACAAAAGAGCATTCAAGCTAATATAACAACAGAAGGTTCTTCAGATAGAACGGTTTCGTGGAATTCATCAGATTCAAGTGTGGTAAGTGTGGATAGTGAAGGAAATCTAGTTGCATGTTCAGCAGGAACTGCAATAATTACGGCAACAGCAGATTATGCATCAGCATTATGTTATGTTACGGTCGATACAATTGAAGAAACAACCACTGCATTAGTTGATGCGACAACGACACTGAATGAAATACTGACAGATAAAACAACAGAAAAAGTAACGAAACCAAGAGGAGCATCTACAGATATAGCAAAAGGGAGTACAACAAAAGCAGTAAATAAAAAGAAAACTTCTATAAAGAAAGTTGTATCCAAGAAAAAATCTCTTAAGATTATGTGGAAGAAAGTTAGTGGTGTAAATGGTTATCAAATTCAATACTCAACTTCGAGTAAATTCAAGAAAGCAAAGAAGATAACCATAAAGAAAGCAAAGATAACTTCTAAGACAATTAAGAAACTTAAGGCAAAGAAAAAGTATTATGTAAGGATAAGAACTTATATAACTGTAAATGGCAAGAGAAAGTATTCTATTTGGTCAAAGAAAAAGAGTAAGAAAACGAAATAG
- a CDS encoding class B sortase, translated as MNSKRSCVYVVLFLFVAAILVIFTGMAVNQLKEDYAEEKQFVNIQNEAQTMNDNNIVDKLRKRNQDVIGYLEIPDTTISYPVMQSKDNPDFYLNHDIDKNYSFYGTPYLSAYCDLEKSDNLIIYGHNINGGKMFGALIQLRDENFYKKHKNILFTTKDKKKYKIFSVISVNKNDFPYWKFVMAQDESDYDTFINKAKQYSIYDIDITPKYGEKILTLSTCDNSRGDDYRFVVFAVELVE; from the coding sequence ATGAACAGTAAGAGATCATGTGTTTATGTAGTTCTGTTCTTATTTGTTGCAGCCATTCTGGTTATATTTACCGGAATGGCTGTAAATCAGTTAAAGGAAGATTATGCAGAAGAAAAGCAGTTTGTCAATATTCAAAATGAAGCTCAGACAATGAATGATAATAATATAGTTGATAAGCTGAGAAAAAGAAACCAAGACGTTATCGGATATTTGGAAATTCCTGATACAACGATAAGTTATCCAGTAATGCAGTCAAAAGATAATCCGGATTTTTATCTTAATCATGATATAGATAAAAACTACAGCTTTTATGGTACTCCTTATTTGTCAGCATATTGTGATTTAGAAAAGTCAGATAATCTGATTATCTATGGTCACAACATAAATGGCGGGAAGATGTTTGGTGCTTTGATACAGCTCAGAGATGAGAATTTTTACAAGAAGCATAAAAATATCTTATTTACAACAAAAGACAAAAAGAAATATAAGATTTTTTCTGTTATTAGTGTAAATAAGAATGATTTTCCATATTGGAAGTTTGTAATGGCACAGGATGAGTCAGATTATGATACATTCATTAACAAAGCAAAGCAGTATAGCATTTATGATATTGATATTACACCGAAGTATGGAGAAAAAATACTGACACTTTCAACGTGTGATAACAGCAGGGGCGACGATTATAGATTTGTAGTGTTTGCAGTAGAATTGGTAGAATAG
- a CDS encoding collagen binding domain-containing protein — protein sequence MNRIKRFVAMMLAVIMSVTVLPQTQIKAATGTASLVNIGQLGTVNIGDKSESGTWLKTLVNKKPVFCLDLGKACHTGDVYVSSTSEISSDSTNAKTAAKAKIGHWYAFTKNKANKAWVYAQCLIWSAEEGRTSESQFKDVIKQVRKNTGYYNDKTVNEIYNQIFNVDHVVMCSILKWTSSASSRQVLMEINSTEVEEDYKFYPLNDKMRYRQRITLTKKDEDNNALPKVKFLLTAKNIKELYSFRFNGWGDPEGDEVDEDQSRFEIETLTDSNGKITYKFDYQIQSENYYYCKADDLKDMSDTAKKEIKDKLDDEGYKYAGDLSKDGAEKLIKADLEKQMKAISNKYVIKELDTGNANIIAQGSISEGVTITIKSDKSWTKENGSWPDTSSGKYGEYEKAYKFDIVNNYKKVKLTAVKIDNETGKATQGDATLAGAVYGMYEDKACTKLMKKYTTDADNQFETDYVRCGKDYFIKEITPPTGYLKNEKVYTVNENGQAYTAEYNSAKSKLELGEDVIKGKISIIKGKGDGSAGIVEKEVNAQFQVFLASSGSYDKAKATERDLIKTDKEGFAITKELPYGTYIVHQISGDKDTEFAPDFLVDVKKDGETYKYLLNNPEFTAYLKIVKKDSQTKQTVLKANTTYQIYKVNADGTETLVKQSYNNGNKIVTMDKFVSDESGEIITYEKLKSGTYRVYEVNGPEGFKNDKNFINVEINSKLYKTMVDADGNKYLYAEYEYYNDETYGKFTVKKTGPSVSGFKSESVAQVPEVASKLPDIMPLSVIKNPFQYEDVRLGNVVFELYAKEDIVTQDGQGTTWFAAGDLVATIATGQGAEFTSDCNGICKVDVDENGDVTLNVPLGAYEIKEKQTVYGYVLPKMNTWDLNFVWKSQDDDYVLDITENTTDGVLEVKNDLVSTDITVLKQDSKTCKPVPNTRFGFYTKDNIYDMDGNVILEADSKITTVTTGADGTAKIPFSVPVMSEGYGEVEAPLNSGDYYFLEESVSDSYYISEEPTFVHLEYENQETATVYAKAIVSDEQTEVEVDKLMIASSVEIPDCHLKISDTDGNKIVSWITGDKDSIRINEKLSEMGYVNFDANMDDDMSIKVKGLLHDKEYVLSETKPADGYTTATDISFMLKLRVDEAQYSTQVFVKNGDEYIETNPNKVVMYDDTTKVEFSKTNITGEKEVPGCELEVTDKETGEVMEQWTSTKYKHIVEGKYAVGKTYVFTEKRPADGFVTADNVEFTVSDTGEIQKVSMKDDTTKIEFSKIASDTKMLLPGAKYKVLDSNGKKVYEFTTTKKVVLLDGILKAGETYTFVEQKAPEHYKKAEDVKITVKDTGKVQKLKVVDERIPEVPDTPQTGNKRNILLYALALLFGIGTLTTYSCVRINHGKKKDNEQ from the coding sequence ATGAATAGAATAAAGAGATTCGTGGCAATGATGCTTGCAGTTATCATGTCCGTTACGGTACTGCCACAGACACAGATAAAGGCAGCAACCGGTACTGCTTCATTAGTTAATATAGGACAGTTAGGAACTGTCAATATTGGTGACAAAAGTGAAAGCGGAACGTGGCTAAAAACATTGGTAAATAAAAAACCTGTGTTTTGCCTGGATTTAGGAAAAGCATGTCATACCGGAGATGTATATGTGTCATCAACTAGCGAAATATCAAGCGACAGTACTAACGCAAAAACTGCCGCTAAGGCAAAAATTGGACACTGGTATGCTTTTACAAAAAATAAAGCAAATAAGGCGTGGGTTTATGCTCAGTGTTTAATCTGGAGCGCAGAAGAAGGAAGAACAAGTGAAAGCCAGTTTAAAGATGTTATTAAACAGGTTAGGAAAAACACTGGATATTATAATGACAAAACAGTAAATGAAATCTATAATCAGATTTTTAATGTAGACCATGTTGTAATGTGCTCCATTTTAAAATGGACATCATCTGCATCTTCCCGACAGGTGTTGATGGAGATTAATAGCACAGAGGTAGAAGAAGATTATAAGTTTTATCCATTGAATGACAAAATGAGATACAGACAACGTATTACACTTACAAAAAAGGATGAAGATAATAATGCACTTCCAAAAGTTAAATTCTTATTAACTGCCAAGAACATTAAGGAACTGTATTCGTTCAGATTTAACGGATGGGGAGATCCTGAAGGCGATGAAGTGGATGAAGACCAGAGCAGATTTGAAATTGAGACATTGACTGATTCAAACGGTAAAATTACATACAAGTTTGATTATCAGATTCAGTCTGAGAATTACTATTATTGTAAAGCTGATGATTTGAAAGATATGTCAGATACTGCAAAAAAGGAAATTAAAGATAAACTGGATGATGAAGGATATAAATATGCCGGTGATTTGTCAAAAGACGGAGCAGAGAAATTAATCAAAGCAGATTTAGAAAAGCAGATGAAGGCAATAAGTAACAAGTATGTTATTAAAGAATTGGATACAGGAAATGCAAACATTATTGCACAGGGAAGCATTTCCGAAGGAGTTACAATTACTATAAAGTCTGATAAGAGCTGGACAAAGGAAAATGGTTCCTGGCCGGATACTTCATCAGGGAAATATGGTGAATATGAAAAAGCGTATAAGTTTGATATAGTTAACAATTATAAGAAAGTAAAATTAACTGCTGTAAAGATTGATAATGAAACGGGAAAAGCAACTCAGGGAGATGCTACTTTAGCAGGTGCAGTTTATGGTATGTATGAAGACAAGGCGTGTACAAAGTTAATGAAAAAGTATACAACAGATGCAGATAATCAGTTTGAAACAGATTATGTAAGATGTGGAAAAGATTATTTCATTAAAGAAATAACACCGCCGACAGGTTATCTTAAAAATGAAAAAGTGTATACAGTAAATGAAAACGGACAGGCATATACTGCAGAGTATAACAGTGCAAAGTCTAAACTTGAATTAGGTGAAGATGTTATAAAGGGAAAAATATCAATCATTAAAGGTAAAGGTGATGGAAGTGCAGGTATTGTGGAAAAAGAAGTAAATGCACAGTTTCAGGTATTCCTTGCTTCGAGCGGTTCATATGATAAGGCAAAAGCAACAGAAAGAGATTTGATTAAAACAGATAAAGAGGGTTTTGCAATTACAAAAGAATTACCATACGGAACATATATTGTTCATCAGATTAGTGGTGACAAAGATACAGAGTTTGCTCCAGACTTTTTAGTAGATGTGAAAAAAGACGGAGAGACATATAAGTATCTTTTAAATAACCCTGAGTTTACAGCGTATCTAAAGATTGTAAAGAAGGACTCTCAGACAAAGCAGACTGTGCTTAAAGCAAATACAACTTATCAGATTTATAAGGTAAATGCAGATGGCACGGAAACTCTTGTAAAGCAGTCATATAATAATGGAAATAAAATTGTAACGATGGATAAATTTGTTTCAGACGAATCAGGAGAAATCATTACTTATGAAAAATTAAAGTCAGGTACATACAGGGTTTATGAAGTAAACGGACCGGAAGGCTTTAAGAATGACAAGAACTTTATCAATGTTGAGATTAACAGTAAATTATATAAAACAATGGTTGATGCAGACGGAAATAAATATTTGTACGCAGAGTATGAATATTACAATGATGAAACCTATGGAAAGTTTACGGTTAAAAAGACAGGTCCTAGTGTATCAGGATTTAAAAGTGAATCAGTGGCACAAGTGCCTGAAGTGGCAAGCAAATTACCTGACATTATGCCACTTTCTGTAATTAAAAATCCGTTTCAGTATGAAGATGTAAGACTTGGAAATGTAGTATTTGAGCTTTATGCCAAAGAGGACATTGTGACACAGGACGGACAGGGAACAACATGGTTTGCTGCAGGTGATTTGGTAGCAACAATTGCTACCGGACAGGGTGCAGAGTTTACATCAGACTGTAATGGAATATGCAAAGTAGACGTAGATGAAAACGGAGACGTAACACTTAATGTACCACTGGGAGCATATGAAATCAAAGAGAAACAGACTGTCTATGGATATGTTTTGCCAAAGATGAACACATGGGATTTGAACTTTGTATGGAAAAGTCAGGATGATGATTATGTATTAGACATTACGGAAAATACAACTGATGGAGTATTAGAAGTTAAGAACGATTTAGTATCAACCGACATTACTGTACTAAAGCAGGATTCAAAGACATGTAAGCCTGTCCCAAATACAAGGTTTGGTTTTTACACAAAGGACAACATATATGACATGGATGGAAATGTAATACTTGAAGCTGATTCAAAGATTACAACAGTTACAACGGGAGCTGATGGAACAGCGAAAATTCCATTTTCAGTGCCGGTAATGAGTGAAGGTTACGGAGAAGTGGAGGCACCTCTCAATTCAGGAGACTATTACTTCTTGGAAGAAAGTGTTTCAGACAGTTACTACATATCAGAAGAACCGACATTTGTACATCTTGAATATGAAAATCAGGAAACGGCAACAGTTTATGCAAAGGCAATAGTCAGTGACGAGCAGACAGAAGTTGAAGTGGATAAGTTAATGATTGCAAGCAGTGTAGAAATCCCGGACTGTCATTTGAAAATTTCAGATACAGATGGAAATAAAATTGTAAGCTGGATTACAGGAGATAAGGATTCAATCAGAATCAATGAGAAATTATCTGAAATGGGATATGTTAACTTTGATGCTAATATGGATGATGATATGAGCATAAAAGTTAAGGGACTTCTTCATGATAAAGAATATGTTTTATCAGAAACAAAGCCTGCTGACGGATATACTACTGCAACGGATATTTCATTTATGCTTAAGTTAAGAGTAGATGAAGCTCAGTATAGTACACAGGTGTTTGTAAAAAATGGAGATGAGTATATAGAAACTAATCCAAACAAGGTTGTAATGTATGATGACACCACAAAGGTAGAATTTTCAAAAACAAACATCACTGGGGAGAAAGAAGTTCCGGGTTGTGAGCTTGAAGTAACAGATAAAGAAACTGGTGAAGTGATGGAACAGTGGACTTCAACAAAGTATAAACACATAGTTGAAGGTAAGTATGCTGTAGGAAAGACATATGTATTTACTGAGAAAAGACCTGCAGACGGATTTGTAACTGCTGACAATGTGGAGTTTACTGTTTCTGATACAGGGGAAATCCAGAAAGTATCAATGAAGGATGATACAACGAAGATAGAGTTTTCAAAGATAGCATCCGATACTAAAATGCTACTTCCGGGTGCTAAGTATAAAGTATTAGACAGTAATGGTAAGAAAGTATATGAATTTACCACAACAAAAAAAGTTGTACTGCTTGATGGAATCTTAAAAGCCGGTGAAACATATACGTTTGTGGAACAGAAAGCACCAGAGCATTATAAGAAGGCAGAAGATGTAAAGATTACAGTTAAGGATACCGGAAAGGTACAAAAATTAAAGGTAGTGGATGAACGTATTCCGGAAGTGCCGGATACACCACAGACAGGAAACAAAAGAAATATTCTTTTGTATGCTTTAGCATTACTGTTTGGAATTGGTACTCTAACAACCTACTCATGTGTGAGAATCAATCATGGAAAGAAGAAGGATAATGAACAGTAA